A window from Verrucomicrobiia bacterium encodes these proteins:
- a CDS encoding nucleotide pyrophosphohydrolase: MNFDQIVSRALELREKYDQLNETQRGVRWNEQQLMAGFVGDVGDLSKIIMAKSGLRAMDDVDKKLTHELSDCLWSILVIASKYKIDLATEFMKTMDELDARIKNELASEG, translated from the coding sequence ATGAACTTCGATCAAATCGTCAGTAGAGCACTAGAGCTAAGAGAGAAGTACGACCAACTAAATGAAACGCAACGCGGTGTCCGCTGGAACGAACAGCAGTTAATGGCAGGATTCGTAGGAGACGTGGGTGATCTGTCAAAAATCATCATGGCCAAGAGCGGCCTGCGTGCTATGGACGATGTAGATAAAAAACTAACACACGAGCTCAGTGACTGCCTTTGGTCCATCCTTGTCATAGCCAGCAAGTACAAAATTGACCTGGCAACAGAGTTTATGAAGACAATGGATGAACTCGACGCCCGAATCAAAAATGAACTAGCATCAGAAGGATAA
- a CDS encoding bifunctional alpha,alpha-trehalose-phosphate synthase (UDP-forming)/trehalose-phosphatase — translation MARSKFIIVSNRLPVSVSKEDGKLVFTSSSGGLAKAMASLDSNAKDRIWIGWPGIASDDLTSQDKSAITRKLKSFGCYPIFLTKAQVDNFYAGYANDTIWPLFHYFQSLAQYDAAYWQAYKEVNDVFRRAIVRKAEPDSAIWIHDYHLMLLPQLIRKALPGATIGFFLHIPFPSYEIFRQLPNRKEILQGLLGADLIGFHIYDYARHFLSSVLRVLGLENDSGSIIKGTRIVKVDAFPIGIDYQKWVDSLEDDQTKVELQKLQEHYNGQKIIISMDRLDYSKGILKRLEAFEQFLRSAPSWHKKVVLLMVAVPSRTEVDTYKELRNEIEKAVSRINGDYGTVDWTPISYQFKNLPFEQISALLARADVALLTPLRDGMNLVAKEYIATKQKASGVLILSEMTGAVDELPEALRINPNDTASVVQALKIALKMSQKEKRARLLAMQRRLSRYTVQRWAADFMDQLQKSKLAQTQESNKLLTREREDKIVRQFQKAKNRLLFLDYDGTLRKFAASHHPAQARPPKQLLQLLHQLAQLPDTRICIVSGRPRDALEMWFSELPVLLAAEHGAFMKYDGEWSQQPSSLHEHRKHIMPILEQYAERTPGARIEEKESAIVWHYRTVPTELAHARNAGLRYELRQLLAGSDILVHNGAKVIEIKPRNVNKGIVVEDLQAMYPSDFVMAIGDDYTDEDMFRALPEEANSIKVGLGGTEARHQIVSIEQVLKLLLRLAQVEMKPKQ, via the coding sequence ATGGCGAGATCCAAGTTTATTATCGTTTCTAATAGGCTGCCAGTTAGCGTCTCTAAAGAAGACGGCAAGCTTGTATTTACTTCTAGTTCAGGCGGGTTGGCCAAGGCTATGGCCAGCCTAGATTCCAACGCTAAGGACCGGATATGGATTGGCTGGCCTGGGATTGCCTCGGACGATCTTACATCTCAAGACAAATCGGCCATTACGCGCAAGCTCAAATCATTTGGATGCTACCCCATTTTTCTGACAAAAGCGCAGGTCGACAACTTTTATGCCGGATATGCCAATGATACTATCTGGCCACTTTTTCATTATTTTCAGTCACTTGCCCAATACGATGCTGCCTACTGGCAGGCTTACAAAGAAGTTAACGATGTGTTCCGGCGGGCGATTGTACGCAAGGCTGAACCTGATTCAGCCATCTGGATCCACGACTACCATCTCATGCTGCTGCCACAGCTGATCAGAAAGGCGTTGCCAGGTGCTACCATTGGCTTCTTCCTGCACATTCCCTTCCCGTCATACGAGATCTTTCGACAGTTGCCAAACAGAAAAGAGATTCTGCAAGGACTGTTGGGCGCTGACCTGATTGGCTTTCATATTTATGACTATGCTCGTCACTTTCTGAGTAGTGTTCTGAGGGTCCTTGGCCTAGAGAATGACAGTGGTTCTATCATAAAGGGCACTCGTATCGTTAAGGTAGATGCTTTCCCTATTGGTATTGACTATCAAAAATGGGTTGACTCACTGGAGGACGATCAAACAAAGGTCGAGCTGCAGAAACTGCAAGAGCACTACAATGGCCAAAAGATCATTATATCTATGGATCGTCTTGATTATTCCAAGGGTATCCTCAAGCGTCTTGAAGCGTTCGAGCAGTTTTTGCGTAGTGCACCTTCGTGGCATAAAAAAGTTGTCTTGCTCATGGTGGCGGTGCCTTCGCGTACAGAGGTGGATACCTACAAAGAACTCCGCAACGAGATAGAAAAAGCGGTAAGTCGTATCAATGGTGACTACGGAACAGTGGACTGGACACCTATTTCGTATCAGTTCAAGAATCTCCCCTTCGAGCAGATCAGCGCACTATTGGCGCGGGCTGACGTTGCGCTGTTGACTCCTCTCAGAGACGGCATGAATTTAGTTGCAAAAGAGTATATCGCCACAAAACAAAAAGCCTCAGGCGTGCTGATCTTGAGCGAGATGACCGGTGCGGTCGACGAGCTGCCCGAGGCGCTGCGTATCAATCCAAATGACACAGCCTCGGTGGTTCAGGCACTCAAGATTGCTCTCAAGATGTCCCAAAAAGAAAAGCGAGCCCGGCTGTTGGCTATGCAGCGCCGCCTGTCCCGCTATACCGTTCAGCGGTGGGCGGCGGACTTTATGGATCAGCTGCAAAAGTCCAAGTTGGCACAGACGCAAGAGAGCAACAAACTGCTCACCCGTGAGAGAGAAGACAAAATTGTCCGGCAATTTCAAAAAGCCAAGAATCGGCTGCTTTTCTTGGATTACGACGGTACTTTGCGCAAATTTGCTGCCAGCCACCACCCCGCCCAGGCCCGCCCGCCCAAACAACTGCTCCAGCTGCTCCACCAACTGGCCCAGCTGCCCGATACGCGCATTTGTATTGTTAGCGGTCGCCCTCGTGATGCACTAGAGATGTGGTTTAGCGAATTACCCGTCCTGCTGGCTGCCGAACACGGCGCTTTTATGAAATATGACGGCGAATGGTCACAGCAGCCTTCGTCACTTCACGAACATCGTAAGCACATCATGCCTATACTCGAGCAGTACGCCGAGCGGACGCCCGGTGCCCGTATAGAAGAAAAAGAGTCGGCTATTGTCTGGCATTACCGTACGGTGCCTACCGAACTGGCCCATGCCCGCAACGCAGGCCTGAGGTACGAGCTGCGGCAGTTGCTGGCGGGCAGTGATATCCTGGTCCACAATGGCGCAAAGGTAATAGAGATCAAGCCCCGCAACGTCAATAAAGGGATTGTGGTCGAAGATTTACAGGCTATGTATCCTTCTGATTTTGTCATGGCCATTGGCGACGATTACACTGACGAAGACATGTTTCGGGCGCTCCCCGAAGAAGCAAATAGCATAAAGGTAGGACTTGGCGGTACCGAAGCACGGCATCAGATTGTGTCAATAGAGCAAGTGCTCAAGCTGTTGCTCAGACTGGCGCAGGTAGAAATGAAGCCTAAACAGTAG
- the radC gene encoding DNA repair protein RadC: MTLVVDEKYLLHDRGIFMLADGEKEYELTPLSDLPTDEKPREKLQLLGPKALGVAELVAVLLNVGTRKENVLSMAHRILKEYGETAIMNETDPAKLSEALNIPLGKACQIVASFELGRRYFLSRQGKATYVRSAKQAHVYLKDMGTSQKEQLRGLYLNSRHEVIHDEVISVGSLTANIVHPREVFQPALIYGAVAIIIAHNHPSGSLEPTAADRIVTAQLVDAGRVLGIDILDHLIINQDSFASIMEETPRG; this comes from the coding sequence ATGACATTGGTGGTAGACGAAAAATATCTTTTGCATGACCGAGGGATCTTCATGCTTGCAGATGGTGAAAAAGAATATGAGCTGACACCCCTCAGCGACCTACCCACCGATGAAAAGCCGCGGGAAAAGTTGCAACTGCTCGGCCCAAAGGCTCTTGGCGTGGCCGAGCTAGTAGCGGTACTCCTGAATGTGGGCACTAGAAAAGAAAATGTCTTGTCTATGGCCCACCGCATCCTCAAAGAATACGGCGAGACTGCCATCATGAACGAGACCGACCCGGCCAAGCTATCGGAGGCGCTCAATATTCCCCTTGGCAAGGCCTGTCAAATAGTTGCCAGCTTTGAGCTGGGCCGCCGATACTTCTTGAGCCGGCAAGGCAAGGCTACCTATGTACGCAGCGCCAAGCAGGCTCATGTGTACCTCAAGGACATGGGCACCAGCCAGAAGGAACAACTTCGGGGACTCTATTTAAATAGCCGCCATGAAGTTATCCATGACGAGGTCATCTCGGTAGGCAGCCTGACAGCAAACATCGTGCACCCCCGCGAAGTATTTCAGCCTGCGCTTATCTATGGCGCTGTGGCAATTATCATTGCTCATAACCATCCTTCTGGCAGCCTAGAGCCCACAGCCGCTGACCGTATAGTCACTGCCCAGCTGGTGGATGCCGGCCGGGTGTTGGGTATTGATATTCTGGATCACC
- a CDS encoding L-histidine N(alpha)-methyltransferase, translating into MKFFKNTELAKIYNVSEKSVRNWVQATQEGKLDLQLHEKEGRFYVANVTKNTILIEQLIEKGRKYKNKRALKTISPKPEFYETFDHKQILDIISHLTIHHEIPLPYSYVNGGATYWDDYANRLANEGTRNMLTATIDLLGASTDTLDHLVGGHKYVNIVDLGPGNGMPAKGLLEHFLKLGKLKRYVTLDISKEMLQIAEKNIGTWFDGRVKFEGYARDFSRERFDDLFTEDAIGKDESDTPVNIVLLLGATLGNLRTPDQALWAINNSLGINDLLVYSAKLDTVNSRRYFDFTTSANQKLAYNHRMILDFLNIDEDLYDVVQNFDEKKQARSISITPKMALTVKFTFPQGFKYIHINKGQLITVWRYWHHDGPGLIEQFERNDFDMMQATKTKDQEFLLLTSKIKTHK; encoded by the coding sequence ATGAAGTTTTTTAAGAATACCGAATTAGCAAAGATCTATAATGTCTCAGAGAAATCTGTACGCAATTGGGTTCAGGCTACTCAAGAAGGCAAGCTAGACTTACAATTACACGAAAAAGAGGGACGCTTCTATGTGGCCAATGTCACCAAGAATACTATCCTCATAGAGCAACTCATTGAGAAAGGCAGAAAATACAAAAACAAGCGTGCACTCAAAACTATCTCGCCCAAGCCTGAGTTTTACGAGACGTTTGACCACAAACAGATACTAGATATTATTTCTCATCTCACCATTCATCACGAGATACCTCTGCCGTACAGCTATGTTAATGGTGGGGCGACCTACTGGGATGATTACGCAAACCGGCTTGCCAATGAAGGCACTCGTAATATGCTGACAGCAACCATTGACCTGCTAGGGGCTAGCACTGATACATTAGACCATCTGGTTGGGGGCCATAAGTATGTCAACATTGTAGACCTAGGGCCTGGAAACGGCATGCCAGCAAAGGGACTCCTTGAGCATTTCCTTAAGCTTGGAAAGTTGAAGCGGTACGTTACTCTTGACATCAGCAAGGAAATGCTGCAGATTGCGGAGAAGAATATCGGCACGTGGTTTGACGGTCGAGTTAAGTTCGAGGGGTATGCTCGGGACTTTAGCCGGGAACGATTTGACGATTTATTCACCGAAGATGCTATTGGTAAAGATGAAAGCGATACGCCAGTAAATATAGTACTGTTGCTAGGGGCAACCCTGGGCAATCTCAGGACTCCGGATCAGGCGTTGTGGGCCATTAATAACAGTTTGGGCATCAACGATTTGCTTGTATATAGTGCCAAGCTTGATACTGTTAATTCGCGACGTTATTTTGATTTCACCACCTCCGCAAATCAGAAGCTTGCATATAACCACAGAATGATTCTAGATTTTTTGAACATCGACGAAGATCTTTACGATGTCGTGCAAAATTTCGACGAAAAGAAACAAGCCAGATCCATCAGTATAACCCCCAAGATGGCACTCACGGTAAAGTTTACCTTCCCACAAGGTTTCAAATATATCCACATCAATAAAGGCCAGTTGATCACTGTTTGGCGATACTGGCACCACGACGGCCCGGGGCTCATTGAGCAGTTTGAGAGGAATGACTTTGACATGATGCAGGCTACAAAAACCAAAGATCAAGAGTTTCTGCTGCTAACCTCCAAGATTAAAACCCATAAATAG